The Hippoglossus hippoglossus isolate fHipHip1 chromosome 21, fHipHip1.pri, whole genome shotgun sequence genomic sequence aaaatcaaatgaatagAAGACCAGCATTCGATATTGTGTATGCATGTTGAATTTGGAAAAAAAcccattttatttgtttaaaaaaaagatgaattttTTAAGTTAACAGGAGTCATTGATGCGTCGGATGGAGCTGAATTTCATTCCATCGTATCCCATGTCCCTGAAGCTCTTGTACTCTCCGGGCCTCAGGTACATCATCCTGCCTTTGTAGCGCGGCTGCTCGTACATCAGCCAGTGGCCGTCCATCACGTTGCAGGACTGGCAGTCGGACATGCGGTAACGATCCTGGATGTTGTCGCAGTCCTCCTGCATCTCGTTCTTCTGGCCTCCGAAGTTCTCCATCTCGTAGAGCCTTATTCTGTAGGAGCCTTTGTGCtgttgcaaaacaaaacaacgtaCAAGTGGTTAGTGGTTTTGATTGGAACCTGTGGACGTGtagttctttgtgtttcttttagcGCCGCACCATCGGGATCATACGACAGGACCTGACGCAATCGCCGAAACCCATCATGCGCTGGTAGTCGGAGTACTCGCCCCTCCTCAGGAAGTACTGCTGACCCATGTAGTTGGGACGGTCGTAGACCATGAAGCAGCCGCTCTCCACCCTGCAGGAGTGGCACCTGCTCAGGTGGGACGACATGTCCGCACAGTCGCTGCTGGTCTCATAGGAGCGACCCTGGAAGTTCTTGTCCTCGTAGAAGATGATCTGTAAAACAGGAcctttgtgtgtttagtttatTCATCTAAACTGAAATcgaaaaatactaaatactgCAGAGAGACTGTGTAATTCCTAGGTCCTCTGGATTCTGTTGACCAAACCTATCGTTCAATTCTCTATCTCATGCATTTAAAAGTGTTGTAAATCCATCTACAGGTGCTGATCTAAACGTGCAGAAAGACTGTCGTTGATTCTAATTTCAAGAACATAACCCGAACGTGTTTAAAGATCGTAAAATAACCAGTAACATTAGGTATCGATGAGGAACTCACCTTGCCGTGCATGGTGGCTGGTGCTTCGAGTGATGCTATAGCAATCCTATCCAGGAGTTAAGCCTTTTTTATACTAAACGCTTCAGCCGAACAATTGATGGACGGATTGTATGGAAGCCATGAGTCAGCAGCGTGCGGTGCAGGtccctgtgtttgtgaatgCTGATGGGAGAAGGTCATTATGCCTCCTCTCACATGCTCCATCGTTCTAGATTGAACTGTGTCcgtcattttcattttttcattcgCAATAATATCTACATTCTGTCTCAAATAGAGTCTGAAATATATCTGAAACATGTTTGAAACATATGccagagaaaaaagacaaaagtacaCATGTACGTCGTTAggtttcacattttttattgcTGGAGTGACGTTGCAAACTTCCACAGTGAACGTATGTTATCTTTATACAAAAGTGTTCACAAATTCTGTGAAGGTTACGACAAATACATGTATTAATCTTAAATTCAAAAAGTACATGCTTATTAAAtattcagacacacaacatctcTATAGTCAGATCATTTATTTGCACAATTACAATATTTGACAATGTTGAAGTTTCTTACCAATGAGGTTTTTACATCATTGTTATTTACATTGTGAAATAACTTGAGTGTATTATAGATTATAATCATTTTCAGGGAGGTCAATGCTACAGAAAAACATATTGAGAAGACGTGAACTATATTTTTTGAATGTAttgacatacagtatgtttatgTCTCACTTCATGATGCCTTCTTGTCCAGGTCCGTTTGGGCAAATTGGTTTTAAACCACAATGAAACTTTTATCTGATCAAatgacatgaaaatgaaaacgtTCATATTGAAAAGTATTGAACGTCACTTGAATCAAAACATTGCAGGTTTGGCAGCGACTTCATAAACATGATTAATATGAGATGATGGCATATAAACTATCTCacacagtttatatatat encodes the following:
- the LOC117754706 gene encoding gamma-crystallin M3-like isoform X2; protein product: MHGKIIFYEDKNFQGRSYETSSDCADMSSHLSRCHSCRVESGCFMVYDRPNYMGQQYFLRRGEYSDYQRMMGFGDCVRSCRMIPMHKGSYRIRLYEMENFGGQKNEMQEDCDNIQDRYRMSDCQSCNVMDGHWLMYEQPRYKGRMMYLRPGEYKSFRDMGYDGMKFSSIRRINDSC
- the LOC117754706 gene encoding gamma-crystallin M3-like isoform X1 translates to MSNTGMNMRGKIIFYEDKNFQGRSYETSSDCADMSSHLSRCHSCRVESGCFMVYDRPNYMGQQYFLRRGEYSDYQRMMGFGDCVRSCRMIPMHKGSYRIRLYEMENFGGQKNEMQEDCDNIQDRYRMSDCQSCNVMDGHWLMYEQPRYKGRMMYLRPGEYKSFRDMGYDGMKFSSIRRINDSC